In a genomic window of Nocardiopsis mwathae:
- a CDS encoding MDR family MFS transporter, translating into MSGSTRDTAATTDRVDRRLLGIASILVLGTFMATIDATIVSVGIDTLAGEFDASVTEIQWVSTAYLLAVVTAVPASGWLADRFGARRTWLAAVGVFLLGSLLCALAWSATSLIVFRVIQGLGGGLLPPTGQALLARIAGPARTGRVISIVAVVPLLSPVLGPLVGGAILGVAPWPWLFLVNLPIGVAAVLLAHRHVPAIAPSPQRTAFDFRGAALLSPGLAVLVYGLTEAAHGRTLPAAIGVAAGAAMLVGFTVHGLRTRRTPLIDPRLFARPPFGAAALALLVLGASVFGTMFLLPLYFQTGRGLSAWEAGLLLAPQGVGAAAGAVLVNRTIDAVAPRTLVVTGIVLILLGTVPFTQLDHGLADGAIAAALVVRGLGMAMIGAPVMNIVYSRIEPDHLPRASAALNLLNTVGGAVGTAALAVVLQDRLSAHGPDIAGAFADTFWWVVGLCLLAAAGATRLPRTHARKP; encoded by the coding sequence ATGAGCGGGAGCACGAGAGACACCGCCGCGACCACCGACCGGGTCGACCGGCGGCTGCTGGGGATCGCGTCCATCCTGGTGCTCGGCACCTTCATGGCCACGATCGACGCCACCATCGTCAGCGTCGGCATCGACACCCTGGCCGGCGAGTTCGACGCCTCCGTCACCGAGATCCAGTGGGTCTCCACCGCCTACCTGCTGGCCGTCGTCACGGCCGTGCCCGCCTCGGGCTGGCTCGCCGACCGGTTCGGCGCGCGGCGGACCTGGCTGGCCGCCGTGGGGGTGTTCCTCCTCGGCTCGCTGCTGTGCGCGCTGGCCTGGTCGGCGACCAGCCTGATCGTGTTCCGGGTGATCCAGGGTCTGGGCGGCGGCCTGCTGCCGCCGACCGGGCAGGCGCTGCTGGCCCGCATCGCCGGCCCGGCGCGCACCGGGCGGGTGATCAGCATCGTCGCGGTCGTCCCCCTGCTGTCCCCGGTGCTCGGCCCGCTGGTCGGCGGCGCCATCCTCGGCGTGGCACCCTGGCCGTGGCTGTTCTTGGTCAACCTGCCGATCGGGGTGGCCGCGGTGCTGCTCGCGCACCGCCACGTGCCGGCGATCGCGCCGTCGCCGCAGCGCACCGCGTTCGACTTCCGAGGGGCCGCGCTGCTCTCCCCTGGCCTGGCCGTGCTGGTGTACGGGCTGACCGAGGCCGCCCACGGCCGCACCCTCCCGGCCGCGATCGGGGTGGCCGCCGGCGCGGCGATGCTGGTCGGCTTCACCGTGCACGGGCTGCGGACCCGCCGGACCCCGCTGATCGACCCCCGGCTCTTCGCCCGGCCGCCGTTCGGCGCCGCCGCCCTCGCGCTGCTCGTCCTGGGCGCGTCGGTCTTCGGCACGATGTTCCTGCTCCCGCTGTACTTCCAGACCGGCCGCGGCCTGTCGGCGTGGGAGGCCGGCCTGCTGCTCGCACCGCAGGGAGTGGGCGCGGCCGCGGGGGCGGTACTGGTCAACCGCACCATCGACGCGGTCGCCCCCCGGACCCTGGTGGTCACCGGCATCGTGCTGATCCTCCTGGGGACGGTCCCCTTCACCCAACTGGACCACGGGCTTGCGGACGGAGCGATCGCCGCGGCGCTCGTCGTCCGCGGCCTCGGGATGGCCATGATCGGCGCCCCCGTCATGAACATCGTCTACAGCCGTATCGAGCCCGACCACCTCCCCCGCGCATCCGCGGCGCTCAACCTGCTCAACACCGTCGGCGGAGCCGTCGGCACCGCGGCCCTCGCCGTGGTCCTGCAGGACCGCCTCTCCGCCCACGGCCCCGACATCGCCGGGGCGTTCGCCGACACCTTCTGGTGGGTCGTCGGCCTCTGTCTGCTCGCCGCCGCCGGGGCCACCAGGCTGCCCCGGACCCACGCTAGGAAACCGTGA